A section of the Microbacterium forte genome encodes:
- a CDS encoding copper resistance CopC family protein: MNPNPTPESTTPMHKRLSARTTAVLTTLLLSASVVLGAASPAAAHDDFVSSYPTADSTINGSPDEISLMFTGTLTGGDDATVVEVIDESGANVAVDPPTVSGDSITQHLSPDAATGIFTVRWKTVSADGHPISGEYVYTVTPAMATEPSTPTTSPTPETSPTEEPEPARPAQTYGGTASGGGAFELLPLFFLSGLALILGIGVVGVVMAGRQRHQRDRAQAAKDAAATENDADA, encoded by the coding sequence TTGAACCCGAATCCCACCCCGGAGAGCACGACACCCATGCATAAACGCCTCTCGGCACGCACCACTGCCGTCCTCACCACCCTGTTGTTGTCGGCATCCGTCGTACTTGGGGCTGCATCTCCGGCCGCCGCTCATGACGACTTCGTTTCGTCGTACCCCACCGCCGACTCGACCATCAACGGATCCCCCGACGAGATCTCTCTGATGTTCACCGGAACCCTCACCGGTGGTGACGACGCAACGGTCGTCGAGGTTATCGATGAAAGCGGAGCAAACGTCGCCGTCGACCCGCCGACGGTGAGCGGTGACTCGATCACCCAACACCTCTCCCCGGACGCCGCAACCGGCATCTTCACCGTCCGCTGGAAGACCGTCTCCGCCGACGGACACCCGATCAGCGGAGAGTATGTCTACACCGTCACGCCCGCGATGGCCACGGAACCCAGCACTCCGACCACAAGCCCCACCCCTGAAACCTCCCCAACCGAGGAGCCGGAACCGGCCCGACCCGCGCAAACATACGGTGGCACGGCATCCGGCGGCGGCGCTTTCGAACTGCTGCCCCTGTTCTTCCTCTCGGGTCTAGCACTGATTCTGGGGATCGGCGTTGTGGGAGTGGTTATGGCCGGGCGCCAGCGTCACCAGCGCGACCGCGCACAGGCCGCCAAGGATGCCGCAGCTACGGAGAACGACGCCGATGCGTGA
- a CDS encoding cation diffusion facilitator family transporter, which produces MTETGHSHGIGDATPRNRLVIAFAITSSVFIIEVVGAIITGSLALLVDAAHMLTDVVGLAMAVTAAHLMNRPPTPKYTFGLQRTEVLGALAQAALLLGVGIFALVEGVRRLFEPPEIASGSLLFFGIVGLVANIASMLVLFSGRGRNLNMRAAFLEVVNDALGSVGVIASAILIAVFGWYQADAVAGVLIALLIIPRTLILLRASGRVLLESTPAGLDLEDVRRHILALPHVVAVHDLHATQVSTDLPTLTAHVVVDDTVTMEASAELLASLQQCVSEHFAVSIEHSTFQIEPESHPGEHDTHA; this is translated from the coding sequence ATGACAGAAACAGGGCACAGTCACGGTATCGGTGACGCCACTCCCCGCAATCGCCTGGTCATCGCGTTCGCGATCACCTCCTCGGTCTTCATCATCGAAGTAGTCGGGGCAATCATCACAGGCAGCCTCGCACTGCTCGTTGATGCGGCGCACATGCTCACCGATGTCGTCGGGTTGGCGATGGCCGTCACCGCTGCGCATCTGATGAACCGTCCCCCGACTCCCAAGTACACCTTCGGTCTTCAACGCACTGAGGTGCTCGGTGCACTCGCTCAAGCAGCTCTGCTGCTCGGAGTGGGCATCTTCGCGCTCGTGGAAGGCGTACGTCGGCTGTTCGAGCCCCCGGAGATCGCTTCGGGAAGTCTGCTGTTCTTCGGCATCGTCGGTCTCGTCGCCAACATCGCCTCCATGCTCGTATTGTTCAGCGGCCGCGGGCGCAATCTCAACATGCGCGCCGCGTTCCTCGAGGTCGTCAACGATGCCCTCGGTTCCGTCGGCGTCATCGCCAGCGCCATCCTCATCGCCGTTTTCGGTTGGTATCAGGCGGACGCTGTCGCGGGCGTCTTAATCGCGCTACTCATCATTCCCCGCACCCTCATCCTGTTGCGAGCATCCGGCCGGGTCCTGTTGGAGTCCACACCTGCCGGTCTCGACCTCGAGGATGTTCGCCGCCACATCCTTGCCCTTCCGCACGTGGTCGCGGTGCACGACCTCCACGCGACCCAGGTCTCGACCGACCTCCCCACGCTCACCGCCCATGTTGTGGTCGATGACACCGTCACGATGGAAGCTTCCGCCGAACTGCTGGCATCACTTCAGCAATGCGTCAGCGAACATTTCGCCGTGAGCATCGAACACTCCACCTTCCAGATTGAACCCGAATCCCACCCCGGAGAGCACGACACCCATGCATAA